Below is a window of Prosthecochloris sp. GSB1 DNA.
GGCTCCCTGAAACCGGCCGAAATTCAGCAGGCTGCCGATGAGAGGCGTCTCTTCGTCGAACTCCATGCCCAGTTCTTCGAGCAGGTATTTCTTGTTTTCGAGCTTGCCGTCGAGCCGCTCCGCATCGAATTTCTTCTTTACAAGCTTGTCGGCGGAAGGATTCCACTGCTTGGTATCGAGTCCGTTGGTTATCCCCCGCAGTTCAACGCCTCGGGCGGCAAGCACCTTGTCGACGCCGCTTGCCTCCTCTCCGTCGCTGGAAATCAGCTCGGCATAACGGCCGGAAGTGGTCGAAACCGTATCGACGTTTTCGAGACCGGTGAACAGCATGTTGACCGAATCGTCCTCCACGTGCAGCAGCTCGTGTATCTCCGGCGGAAGAAATTTCTCGAAGGTTTTCAACGGAAAAACACCCTGACGGTGAGCGTTATGGACGGTCAGCACCGTTTTGATATCCCTGAAAAACTTGTTGTCGGCATACACCGTTTTCAGCAACAGGGGAACCAGGCTCGCGTACCAGTCCTGAAAATGAATAATATCCGGCCTCCATCCGAGCCGTTCCAGCGTTTCGAGAATGCCGAGATTGAAAAAGACGACCCGTTCGGCGCTGCTCTTGAAATCGCCGCCCTGGATCATGTCGCTGAACAGGCCGTTACGCTTGAAATATTTCTCGCTGTAGAGAAAATAGGTCTGTATCTTGCTCGAAGGAAGAGCCGTCACCTTGACGTGGAGCATCTCCGTCCGGTCTTTCATCCGGACTTTTATGTCCGACAGGCGAAGCACGTCGTGCAGACGGAACTTGCGGTCGTTGATAATACCGTATTTAGGCATCATTATGCGGGCCTCGCACCCCTCGTCCTCCATGGCCTGGGGAAAGGACGCCATGAAATCGGCAAGGGAACTCACCCTCACGAAAGGTGATATTTCACCGGAGACATAAAGAACCTTGCAAAAGCTTCTGGACATCTATAGCAGCAGCAGTCGATTATTTTTTTCAAAAAAGTCTTTCATAGAACCCGATTGCTTTTTAATTTACGAATTTATCCGCCAATTTACAATTAGCCTCCCTTCCTGTCCATCCCCCTCGGCACCAATTTCCGCGAGCCACCGGCAGGCATGTTGACATTTGACGTCGAAAACCGGCGATTCTTGCCCGTTTCTGCCGGGCCTGTTTTTTTCTTCATAACCGCTCGCCATCCCCGAGCCTTCGCCTCGGGACATTTGCCTCAAAAACGCTATACTTTCTTACAGCACGGGAACATGGCGAAAGCCCCCGACGACCGGAGAGTTTTTCCCGGCCAGCCCGCAACATCAAACCTCAACCTGGAATCCCATGAAAGCGCTTCCGTTCGCCCTGTGCATCCTCTTTCTCTGTTCCTGCGCGCTGGACCGCCCTCCCACAGGCGGACCTCGCGACGAGGAACCGCTCCAGATCATCGCGGCCGATCCCGAACCGTCGTCGGTCAGCATCACGCCGGAACGCATCAGGTTCAGCTTCAACCGTTACGTCACCACAGCGGCGCTCCGCCGCGCCATTGTTTTTTCTCCTCCGATAAACGACTATAACCTGAAAGCCGACGGCGCCGAAGCGGAAATCGTTTTCAACCGGCCGCTGGACAGCGACAAAACCTATAGCGTCACGCTGAACCGCTCCCTGAGAAGCAGTCGGGGCAACGAGCTCGAACAGAGCTATACCTATGCATTCTCGACCGGACCGGTCATTAACCGCGGCGTAATAGAAGGCAAGGTTTTTTCCGGCGATTCGAGACCGGTCCAGGGAGCGACGGTGCTCGCCTTCTCCCTGACTGAAACCGGCGGCGAGACACTCGATCCGACGGGACAACGACCCGACTACAGCGTCCAGACCGGGCGAAACGGCGCATTCAGACTCGACTACCTCGCCGAGGGCCCCTACCGGCTGGTCGCCTTTCAGGACAAGAACAGCGACCTGAAAATAGATCAGCAAAGCGAACCGTTCGGCGTCGGCACGAACCAGGTTGTCGAAACAGGGTCCCGAAACAACCTCTTCCGGCTGGCCGACCCCCGGCAGGCTCCGGTTCTCCGCTTCTGCAACGCCCCGGCGGACAACATCCTCGAACTCTCCTTCGACCGGTCCTTTCCGCTCGACGAGTTCGCGGCGCTCGACATAACCGTTCTGGACACCACGAAAAACAGTCCCGTCGCGATGCGCGGCTTCTTCAGCACCAGAAACGAAAACCGCGACATCACTTACCGGATCGTGACCGAAACGCTCTCGAAGAATTCGGGCTACCGCATCACCTGCACGCCGCCGTCGGGTCTCCCCTCCAGCGTGGCATGCCGTGGAAGCGACAACAGTGAAAGGAAGCCACTCGCCATTGATGAATTCAAGCCGGCCGACGGCGAGATGAAGGCGTTTCTCTCCCAACCGGTCACCGGAAAGGAAAAAACCGCCCTCATACGATGCAGCGTCCCGGTCGATCCCGGCTCGCTGCGCCGCTCGATACGCCTGTACGCCGTGCAGGGACCAACAACAGTCCTGCCGCATGAATTCAGGCTCCGGGCAATCGACGCCCGGCGTTTCGCCCTGCAGGCGGAACCGGCCTTCCGCGACGAGGCCACCTACCGGATCGAAATAGCGATGGGAAACATCGAGGGACTCGGCGGTGAAAAAGCACCCGATTCCCTGCTGAAGAGCACCTTCACCGTAGCCGGCCCGGATGCGTACGGCGAGATCTCAGGCACGGTGCAGGGCGCACAAGGCACAGTCATCATCGAGGCGGTGAATCTCAGGAACGGCCAGTCGGGAAAAACCATCGTCAACGGTTCCGCCTCGGACCTCACGCCCTACCGCATCGGTAAGGTAGCGCCAGGAGACTACCTCGTCAACGCGTTCGTTTCCCGCGCCGGGACAGGAAATCCCTTGCAGGAGGCCTGGTATCCCGGCGACCTCTTCCCGTTCAGCCCGGCAGACCGTTTCACCGTCAGTCCCGACACCGTAACCGTCAAAAAAGGGTGGGCGACGGAAAACGTGATGCTGGAATTCTGAGATCGGTTCCGTATTTTCGAATTTGCCGTTATCCCGTAACCGATTCAGAAAAAAACCTATGACCACTCCTGCGAAAATTGGGCCGAACTCGATTATACAGACCGTCGCCGCGCTCGAGGCCCTGTACGGCAAGCACGAAACGGAAGCGCTCCTGACCATCGCCGGTCAGGGACACCTTGTCGGGAACCTGCCGTCGGAGATGGTCGAGGAGGAAAAGTTCCACTCGCTCGTAAAAGCGCTCGACAAGGAAATAGGCGCGGACAAGCTGGCTGGCATCCTCGACGATTCCGGACAGCGCACGGCGGCCTACCTGCTGAAAGTGCGTATTCCCGGATTCTTCCAGAAACTGCTCGGCCCCCTGCCTCCCGGCCTCGCC
It encodes the following:
- a CDS encoding starch synthase; the encoded protein is MSRSFCKVLYVSGEISPFVRVSSLADFMASFPQAMEDEGCEARIMMPKYGIINDRKFRLHDVLRLSDIKVRMKDRTEMLHVKVTALPSSKIQTYFLYSEKYFKRNGLFSDMIQGGDFKSSAERVVFFNLGILETLERLGWRPDIIHFQDWYASLVPLLLKTVYADNKFFRDIKTVLTVHNAHRQGVFPLKTFEKFLPPEIHELLHVEDDSVNMLFTGLENVDTVSTTSGRYAELISSDGEEASGVDKVLAARGVELRGITNGLDTKQWNPSADKLVKKKFDAERLDGKLENKKYLLEELGMEFDEETPLIGSLLNFGRFQGADLVLASLEKLMKLDVQVVLSGSGGKEVQKKLEALVEKYPDKLGLKPEFSDEFYHQIMASSDMLLMPAKIESCGMMQLFAMHYGALPVVYDGGGIVDTIEEIIDGRDGSGFVFHDYTPKSLVEKVSEALAIYGDDEHWERLVTGNMNRELAWKESAGKYFELYEALLGAD
- a CDS encoding Ig-like domain-containing protein, which codes for MKALPFALCILFLCSCALDRPPTGGPRDEEPLQIIAADPEPSSVSITPERIRFSFNRYVTTAALRRAIVFSPPINDYNLKADGAEAEIVFNRPLDSDKTYSVTLNRSLRSSRGNELEQSYTYAFSTGPVINRGVIEGKVFSGDSRPVQGATVLAFSLTETGGETLDPTGQRPDYSVQTGRNGAFRLDYLAEGPYRLVAFQDKNSDLKIDQQSEPFGVGTNQVVETGSRNNLFRLADPRQAPVLRFCNAPADNILELSFDRSFPLDEFAALDITVLDTTKNSPVAMRGFFSTRNENRDITYRIVTETLSKNSGYRITCTPPSGLPSSVACRGSDNSERKPLAIDEFKPADGEMKAFLSQPVTGKEKTALIRCSVPVDPGSLRRSIRLYAVQGPTTVLPHEFRLRAIDARRFALQAEPAFRDEATYRIEIAMGNIEGLGGEKAPDSLLKSTFTVAGPDAYGEISGTVQGAQGTVIIEAVNLRNGQSGKTIVNGSASDLTPYRIGKVAPGDYLVNAFVSRAGTGNPLQEAWYPGDLFPFSPADRFTVSPDTVTVKKGWATENVMLEF
- the bchJ gene encoding bacteriochlorophyll 4-vinyl reductase; its protein translation is MTTPAKIGPNSIIQTVAALEALYGKHETEALLTIAGQGHLVGNLPSEMVEEEKFHSLVKALDKEIGADKLAGILDDSGQRTAAYLLKVRIPGFFQKLLGPLPPGLAFKLLLFAIGKNAWTFAGSGAFSYTSGHAPVITVKVTYPTLPVVGNFYLGTFTKLLKELVNPDTKIEPSITGTSGNITCRYTCHI